Proteins encoded in a region of the Ptychodera flava strain L36383 chromosome 4, AS_Pfla_20210202, whole genome shotgun sequence genome:
- the LOC139131060 gene encoding sulfotransferase 1A1-like, translating to MDASLHKMIKSETLEAMKTFDVRDDDIWLITYPKAGTTWAAEIINRIHQTGNTEYVAAEKNLLFYPEFSIPGRKPLHEEFADKPSPRTFVTHLPGERLPPQLLQKNAKIIYVCRNPKDVAVSFYSHHKVDPYVKDYTEWSQFYEDFINGAVAFGSWGNHVTYWWKRREQKNVLFHLRGHEEGPERKSKNDC from the exons ATGGATGCCAGCCTACACAAGATGATAAAGTCGGAGACACTGGAAGCTATGAAGACTTTTGACGTCAGAGATGACGACATTTGGTTGATAACCTATCCTAAAGCAG GAACAACATGGGCAGCGGAAATAATCAATCGTATTCACCAGACCGGCAATACGGAGTATGTggctgcagaaaaaaatctcCTCTTCTATCCAGAATTTTCGATTCCTGGTCGCAAACCCCTTCACGAGGAGTTCGCAGACAAACCTTCTCCACGTACTTTCGTGACCCATCTACCTGGGGAGCGTCTACCACCCCAGCTATTGCAGAAAAATGCCAAG ATTATTTACGTGTGTAGAAATCCAAAGGACGTTGCAGTTTCATTCTATAGTCATCATAAAGTGGATCCTTATGTAAAAGACTATACAGAATGGTCACAATTTTATGAAGACTTCATCAATGGGGCAG TTGCCTTTGGGAGTTGGGGAAATCACGTGACCTACTGGTGGAAAAGGCGAGAGCAGAAAAACGTACTTTTTCACTTACGAGGACATGAAGAAG GACCTGAGAGGAAAAGTAAGAATGATTGCTGA